The following are from one region of the Streptomyces rubrogriseus genome:
- a CDS encoding MFS transporter yields the protein MLSATRRGRETPGKERLGPPFRLFQSAVVSSDLADGIYKIAVPLLALGISRSAVAVGAVGLAVRLPWLIATLPAGVLADRYPPRSVMRWASMVRLPLVAVMCALAATDRLPLWALVVTAFLIGCAGIFVDVAAQSQLPRLVPMGQLPKANASLQSTQMFLAQLIGPALGGYVVALGSGGGLAAVVALYVVTVWALGLLPAAVEQAAAGHARTAPEPVRADGRRSSLGSLVAELGEGLRYFRGRGDLARLATAAAVNNLSYSMCLTMLPLWAVRPGRLGLSETGYGLLLTCLAVGSILAGLVTGRILDAVGDGPVMRFGAPLLGLCFLALAVPAVPVVALGLFVYGLVSMVWNVAVISYRQATIPLPLFGRVNAAYRWLTWGVIPFGSLFGGTLAATAGTTWVFLTAGALPLVAAALLPPPRPRTVPEAPVFDAPASEGPVPDAPVPDASVPEGPVPDAPAPEGPVPDAPVQEPPVPEAPAGEASVPEVPALEGAVPGASAAGTPVPDLSAHRPPVLEARDHQDPPVLDVPAHKPPVRDVPAHKPPVRDVPPHKPPVSDVPALGAPAAEASAATAPVLEAPYPDAPYPDAPARTGEGVDGPGGTAADGPAEAPVGRPDHAPGAARTGRPHPDRRKPALTDVPDAAAAARPADPTSPGVDAARAARD from the coding sequence ATGTTGAGTGCCACCCGGAGGGGACGGGAAACCCCGGGCAAGGAGCGGCTCGGCCCGCCGTTCCGGCTGTTCCAGTCCGCCGTGGTCTCCTCGGACCTCGCGGACGGCATCTACAAGATCGCGGTCCCGCTGCTGGCCCTCGGGATCAGCCGCTCCGCGGTCGCGGTCGGCGCGGTCGGCCTCGCCGTCCGGCTGCCCTGGCTCATCGCCACCCTGCCCGCCGGGGTGCTGGCCGACCGGTACCCGCCCCGCAGCGTCATGCGCTGGGCGTCGATGGTCCGGCTGCCGCTGGTGGCCGTCATGTGCGCCCTGGCCGCCACGGACCGGCTGCCGCTGTGGGCGCTGGTCGTCACCGCCTTCCTCATCGGCTGCGCGGGCATCTTCGTCGACGTGGCCGCCCAGTCCCAGCTGCCCCGGCTGGTCCCGATGGGGCAGCTTCCCAAGGCCAACGCCTCCCTCCAGTCCACCCAGATGTTCCTCGCGCAGCTGATCGGTCCGGCACTCGGCGGCTACGTGGTCGCGCTGGGCTCCGGCGGCGGACTGGCCGCGGTGGTCGCCCTGTACGTGGTCACCGTCTGGGCGCTGGGACTGCTGCCCGCGGCCGTCGAGCAGGCGGCGGCCGGCCACGCCCGGACGGCACCCGAACCGGTCCGCGCGGACGGGCGAAGGTCGTCGCTCGGATCCCTGGTCGCCGAACTCGGCGAGGGGCTGCGCTACTTCCGCGGCCGGGGGGACCTGGCCCGGCTCGCGACGGCCGCCGCCGTCAACAACCTGTCCTACTCGATGTGCCTGACCATGCTGCCGCTGTGGGCGGTGCGCCCCGGCCGGCTCGGCCTCTCCGAGACCGGGTACGGGCTGCTGCTCACCTGCCTCGCGGTCGGCAGCATCCTCGCCGGGCTGGTGACCGGACGCATCCTCGATGCGGTCGGCGACGGGCCGGTCATGCGGTTCGGCGCGCCGCTGCTCGGCCTCTGCTTCCTCGCCCTGGCCGTGCCCGCGGTGCCCGTGGTCGCCCTGGGGCTGTTCGTCTACGGGCTGGTGTCCATGGTCTGGAACGTGGCGGTGATCTCCTACCGCCAGGCGACCATCCCGCTGCCCCTGTTCGGCCGGGTCAACGCCGCCTACCGCTGGCTGACCTGGGGCGTCATCCCGTTCGGCTCGCTGTTCGGCGGCACCCTCGCCGCCACGGCCGGCACCACCTGGGTCTTCCTGACCGCGGGTGCCCTGCCCCTGGTCGCGGCGGCCCTGCTGCCCCCGCCCCGGCCGCGGACGGTCCCCGAAGCGCCGGTGTTCGACGCGCCGGCGTCTGAAGGACCGGTGCCTGACGCGCCTGTGCCTGACGCGTCGGTGCCTGAAGGACCGGTGCCTGACGCGCCTGCGCCTGAAGGACCGGTGCCTGACGCGCCGGTCCAGGAACCGCCGGTGCCCGAGGCGCCTGCCGGCGAAGCGTCGGTCCCTGAGGTGCCGGCCCTCGAAGGGGCGGTGCCTGGTGCGTCGGCCGCCGGAACGCCGGTGCCTGACCTGTCGGCCCACAGGCCGCCGGTCCTCGAAGCCCGGGACCACCAGGATCCGCCGGTCCTCGACGTGCCGGCCCACAAGCCTCCGGTGCGGGATGTGCCGGCTCACAAGCCTCCGGTGCGGGATGTGCCGCCCCACAAGCCGCCGGTGTCCGACGTACCGGCCCTCGGAGCGCCGGCCGCCGAAGCGTCGGCCGCCACAGCGCCGGTCCTCGAAGCGCCGTATCCCGACGCGCCGTATCCCGACGCGCCCGCGCGGACCGGTGAGGGCGTCGACGGCCCCGGCGGCACCGCGGCGGACGGACCGGCCGAGGCACCCGTCGGGCGACCCGACCACGCACCGGGAGCCGCGCGTACCGGCCGCCCACACCCGGACCGCCGGAAACCGGCGCTCACCGACGTCCCGGACGCGGCAGCCGCCGCCCGGCCCGCCGACCCGACCTCTCCCGGGGTGGACGCGGCCCGCGCCGCGCGGGACTGA
- a CDS encoding glycoside hydrolase domain-containing protein, producing the protein MPDRSKRPPIRSSSPRAALRATVAAVLAGALGLAALTGGGTAVAVPVTTASSSAGEASGGTDYTKLVDPFVSTAGDDGNDLPGAQAPHSLAKVNPMTTPGRNHSGYDYNEDHIAGFTATNLDGVGGSGGGGDLLVVPTSQQYDSRPATGTYAHPYSHDDENATPGSYRVGLGSPSGTIDAEMTATTRTALERYAFPAGARPQLVLDLANNFTSRTRATLDATRLKDGTTAISGLVAGSFNGASYRLYYYATTNVPVTSLRTWGDDGALGDATAREGTDTGAVLGFDPADGDDVELRVTLSPISAEQAATDQHEEVAGRTFEEVRARTEADWNRTLGAVAVKASKRADPDSTLTKQFYTHLYRMYALPVNATSTSGTYRGVDGAVHEANGFTYYDGWSTWDDFRKYSVAAYIDPATYRDMVQSAVILFADAHAAGKSPGSLTHSVPTVRWERSAVVIADALSKGFKDFDRLDEAYPALKSYTGYYTGTQLRQGYVAGDPGTTVQRGYDQWALSVIADALGEDADAEKLREQATMATDNLVKPGAWTAADGTEVGLLTPRDGEGDWQGVDYEKFEEARLYQGTLWQYHWYDAYDMGGLIEAMGGEKAGRAAIRHMFGEDSDADDGSTMLHSNANEIDLQAPYLFNYVGEPSLTQKWVRAIYTGETWNRYIATGSTNEAPSSGGEFRPPVRTKAYELAPDGFLPTMDNDAGTMSTMFVAAALGLFPVTAGSSQFQIGSPFFDSTTITYAGGARFTVEADGVSPDDYYVQSAALNGKRFSNTWLDYSQIVAGGTLKFDMGSRPSSWGARTEPAYSLNTDSGDGDDDHGPGRGTTVVSASPETVRTTADGTVDASVRLRLSGRASFAARKGTSLTGTGAASVTGLPDGVTADLRVTGRRTASLRLTGTTRTDARFGITFRDRAFPRGIPASTVTGTGVSVTDPLIVSAAAVHRGSLAALVDEASLVREGNYSDGSYGIFRTALERARTVLADPASPTGTLMAAHDALRSAIDALTLDEGGYAVLQAEDPDRMEGPSLVKEAYYSDGDLGGVTEGAWEQYTDLDFGGVAPRSVSVRYANSQAAAAEPSSVDIHAGDADGPVVATVSLPGTGGWQYYTTVRAAVLDPQALLEASGATFVFHAPSGRQWVSNFDWYQFSPEAAPSSSPITTLATLTTANATSTGDGSLPLKLSGGVFENVTNGAWAEWRDTVLGDGADTVTVSYDKPRSRAASDSHIELRLGAKDGPTAVTVPLDYTGSGWGTVADTSVRLDPDVFDGTRDVYAVFVSSTQTDAQPYVANVHSLTLTRQADAPVVFDATAFEGDSGGGLKSEPATWSGAGSATSLGGTYDGAWLDYGDVDFGDSPKNTVTLTYVNNSARCGTGSAVQLYLDAFDPDAPGTPYATVPLPVTGSSWSSGGTTSLTLPEAITGTHAVHLRLTTNADSSHPYVANLGQVAFDRVEAPAKTDLSALRQAVDRYEGLAEDADRYGTIDFGVFRRELTAARDLLGAEDATQLEADLRTRSLTLAANQLVPLPRLRLENLVATASALGNERYTDASWKAFTTALTAAKTAVADEAATDRTLTERYAALDRARSALTTKRRTVPAAPGAVSTAPSGTSVKVTWSAPEDDGGSPVTGYEITLSGGHQVEIADPDSRSTVFTRLTDGTSYTARVRAVNALGDSPWSARTQPAVTGDNRPQAPTVTGVVTDGERVRVNWRPAGDGGFPVVGYTVALDDGTTAHVSGTTSTALLTAAGGAKAHTATVTAVTRAGSSDGPGATVSTTPATSTTSATDPAEYEPSPFPDDTLDATYASDAWPETGDGSDWFTHLLSGFDDLGPATLGANSEVPAGTPLGAENDRITVGVNNAATQKQVDRAEVDASNSATVTMADGLGSRLGPLYGEALKEGRLPKTSALFSRVNENLDTHDAAKNHYQYLRPYVRLGFAGDGGAVYESQHSSYSGLAGQGSYPSGHTYGGYEAGTILATLLPDLAPSILARASEYGDNRIVLGFHYPLDVMGGRITAQATVAHRWADPEFAKLLGQAHTEIENVLLARCEEKGYGDTLTACAGDPYAGLSTAQQVDRYTQRLTYGFSRTGEAGQALDAPSDAAALLITAFPDLTEQQRTQVLEQTATDSGYPLDLTGSGGPGWQRINLAAAMAADVVVNADGSVTVTNFPDATAASVAEAAAVTVGGVALDGFDPDVSTYVVDWPRNRRIPAVGAVTAASGARVKVTSGSSTVSSSQRGFSTRTLTVTSADGEFTRTYTVGFRPVEQHPHRPGALRDTGGGGTAGGSGGGGDVGGGLWSPAREWERTVN; encoded by the coding sequence ATGCCCGACAGATCCAAGAGACCGCCGATACGGTCGTCCAGCCCACGGGCCGCCCTGCGGGCCACGGTCGCGGCGGTGCTCGCCGGGGCACTCGGCCTGGCCGCGTTGACGGGCGGCGGCACCGCCGTCGCCGTACCCGTCACGACGGCCTCGTCCTCGGCCGGTGAGGCGTCCGGCGGAACGGACTACACGAAGCTCGTCGACCCGTTCGTGTCCACCGCGGGCGACGACGGCAACGACCTTCCCGGCGCCCAGGCGCCGCACAGCCTGGCCAAGGTCAACCCGATGACGACCCCGGGCCGCAACCACTCGGGGTACGACTACAACGAGGACCACATCGCCGGGTTCACCGCCACGAACCTGGACGGCGTGGGCGGTTCGGGCGGCGGCGGCGACCTGCTGGTCGTCCCGACCTCCCAGCAGTACGACAGCCGTCCGGCCACCGGCACCTACGCGCACCCCTACAGCCACGACGACGAGAACGCGACGCCCGGCTCCTACCGGGTGGGGCTCGGGTCCCCCTCGGGGACGATCGACGCCGAGATGACGGCGACGACCCGCACGGCGCTCGAACGGTACGCCTTCCCCGCGGGAGCGCGGCCCCAGCTCGTCCTCGACCTCGCCAACAACTTCACCAGCCGCACCCGCGCGACGCTGGACGCGACACGGCTGAAGGACGGGACGACCGCGATCAGCGGCCTGGTCGCCGGATCGTTCAACGGCGCCTCGTACCGCCTGTACTACTACGCCACCACGAACGTCCCCGTGACCTCGCTGCGCACCTGGGGCGACGACGGCGCGCTGGGCGACGCGACGGCGCGGGAGGGCACCGACACCGGTGCCGTCCTCGGGTTCGACCCGGCCGACGGGGACGACGTCGAACTGCGCGTCACGCTGTCGCCGATCAGCGCCGAACAGGCCGCCACCGACCAGCACGAGGAGGTCGCGGGCCGCACCTTCGAGGAGGTGCGCGCCCGGACGGAGGCGGACTGGAACCGTACGCTCGGCGCCGTCGCGGTGAAGGCCTCGAAGCGGGCCGACCCGGACTCGACGCTCACCAAGCAGTTCTACACGCACCTCTACCGCATGTACGCGCTGCCGGTGAACGCCACCAGCACCAGCGGCACGTACCGCGGCGTCGACGGCGCGGTGCACGAGGCGAACGGCTTCACCTACTACGACGGCTGGTCCACCTGGGACGACTTCCGCAAGTACTCGGTCGCGGCCTACATCGACCCGGCGACCTACCGGGACATGGTGCAGTCCGCGGTCATCCTCTTCGCCGACGCGCACGCCGCGGGCAAGAGCCCCGGCAGCCTCACCCACTCGGTGCCGACGGTGCGCTGGGAGCGCTCGGCCGTGGTGATCGCCGACGCCCTGTCGAAGGGTTTCAAGGACTTCGACCGGCTCGACGAGGCGTACCCGGCGCTGAAGTCGTACACCGGCTACTACACCGGGACGCAGCTGCGGCAGGGCTACGTCGCCGGTGACCCCGGTACGACGGTCCAGCGCGGCTACGACCAGTGGGCGCTGTCCGTCATCGCCGACGCGCTCGGCGAGGACGCGGACGCCGAGAAGCTGCGCGAGCAGGCGACGATGGCGACCGACAACCTGGTCAAGCCCGGCGCCTGGACCGCGGCCGACGGCACCGAGGTGGGTCTGCTCACGCCGCGCGACGGCGAGGGCGACTGGCAGGGCGTCGACTACGAGAAGTTCGAGGAGGCCAGGCTCTACCAGGGCACGCTCTGGCAGTACCACTGGTACGACGCGTACGACATGGGCGGCCTCATCGAGGCCATGGGCGGCGAGAAGGCCGGCCGGGCCGCGATCCGGCACATGTTCGGCGAGGACTCCGACGCCGACGACGGCTCGACCATGCTGCACTCCAACGCCAACGAGATCGACCTCCAGGCCCCCTACCTCTTCAACTACGTCGGCGAGCCGAGCCTGACGCAGAAGTGGGTGCGCGCCATCTACACGGGCGAGACCTGGAACCGGTACATCGCGACCGGCTCCACGAACGAAGCCCCCAGCTCCGGCGGCGAGTTCCGGCCGCCGGTGAGGACCAAGGCCTACGAACTCGCCCCGGACGGCTTCCTGCCGACCATGGACAACGACGCCGGCACCATGTCGACGATGTTCGTCGCCGCCGCCCTCGGGCTGTTCCCGGTGACCGCGGGCTCCAGCCAGTTCCAGATCGGCAGCCCGTTCTTCGACTCCACGACGATCACCTACGCGGGCGGCGCCCGGTTCACCGTCGAGGCCGACGGGGTCTCGCCGGACGACTACTACGTGCAGAGCGCGGCGCTGAACGGCAAGCGGTTCTCCAACACGTGGCTCGACTACTCGCAGATCGTGGCCGGCGGCACCCTGAAGTTCGACATGGGCTCCAGGCCGTCGTCCTGGGGTGCCCGCACCGAGCCCGCGTACTCGCTGAACACCGACTCGGGCGACGGTGACGACGACCACGGGCCCGGCAGGGGCACGACGGTCGTCTCCGCCAGCCCGGAGACCGTCCGCACCACCGCGGACGGCACCGTCGACGCGAGCGTCCGGCTCCGCCTGTCCGGGAGGGCCTCGTTCGCGGCGCGGAAGGGCACCAGCCTCACCGGGACCGGCGCGGCGAGCGTGACCGGTCTCCCGGACGGCGTCACGGCCGACCTCCGGGTCACCGGCCGGCGCACCGCGTCGCTGAGGCTCACCGGCACCACGAGGACCGACGCGCGGTTCGGCATCACCTTCCGCGACCGGGCCTTCCCGCGCGGCATACCGGCCTCCACGGTGACCGGCACCGGCGTGTCCGTGACCGACCCGCTGATCGTCTCGGCCGCGGCCGTGCACCGCGGCAGCCTCGCCGCGCTGGTCGACGAGGCGTCCCTGGTGCGCGAGGGCAACTACTCCGACGGCTCCTACGGCATCTTCCGCACCGCCCTGGAACGCGCGCGGACCGTCCTCGCGGACCCCGCCTCCCCCACCGGCACGCTCATGGCGGCGCACGACGCGCTCCGCTCGGCCATTGACGCACTCACCCTGGACGAGGGCGGTTACGCCGTCCTCCAGGCCGAGGACCCCGACCGGATGGAGGGTCCCAGCCTCGTGAAGGAGGCGTACTACTCCGACGGCGACCTCGGCGGCGTCACCGAGGGCGCCTGGGAGCAGTACACGGACCTCGACTTCGGCGGGGTCGCCCCGCGGAGCGTCTCCGTGCGCTATGCCAACTCGCAGGCCGCGGCGGCGGAACCGAGCAGCGTGGACATCCACGCCGGGGACGCCGACGGCCCCGTCGTCGCCACCGTCTCCCTGCCCGGGACCGGCGGCTGGCAGTACTACACCACCGTGCGGGCGGCGGTCCTGGACCCGCAGGCCCTGCTGGAGGCGTCCGGCGCGACCTTCGTGTTCCACGCCCCCTCGGGGCGGCAGTGGGTGTCGAACTTCGACTGGTACCAGTTCTCGCCCGAGGCGGCCCCCTCGTCCTCCCCGATCACCACACTCGCCACGCTCACCACGGCCAACGCCACCTCGACCGGCGACGGTTCACTCCCGCTGAAGCTCTCGGGCGGCGTCTTCGAGAACGTGACGAACGGCGCGTGGGCCGAGTGGCGGGACACCGTCCTCGGTGACGGCGCCGACACCGTCACCGTCAGCTACGACAAGCCCCGCTCCCGCGCCGCGTCGGACTCGCACATCGAACTGCGCCTGGGTGCGAAGGACGGCCCGACGGCCGTCACCGTCCCGCTGGACTACACCGGCTCGGGCTGGGGCACCGTGGCGGACACGAGCGTGCGGCTCGACCCGGACGTCTTCGACGGCACGCGGGACGTCTACGCCGTCTTCGTCTCCAGCACCCAGACCGACGCACAGCCCTATGTCGCCAACGTGCACTCGCTCACCCTGACGCGGCAGGCGGACGCCCCGGTGGTGTTCGACGCCACGGCCTTCGAGGGCGACAGCGGCGGCGGGCTCAAGAGCGAACCGGCCACCTGGAGCGGCGCGGGATCCGCCACCAGCCTCGGCGGCACCTACGACGGAGCCTGGCTCGACTACGGGGACGTCGACTTCGGCGACTCCCCCAAGAACACCGTCACGCTCACCTACGTCAACAACTCCGCGCGCTGCGGGACCGGTTCCGCCGTCCAGCTCTACCTGGACGCCTTCGACCCGGACGCCCCCGGTACGCCGTACGCGACCGTCCCGCTGCCGGTCACCGGCAGTTCGTGGTCGTCGGGCGGGACGACCAGCCTGACCCTGCCGGAGGCGATCACCGGCACGCACGCCGTGCACCTGCGGCTGACCACGAACGCGGACTCCTCGCACCCCTACGTCGCCAACCTCGGCCAGGTCGCCTTCGACCGTGTCGAGGCGCCCGCGAAGACGGACCTGTCCGCGCTGCGGCAGGCGGTGGACCGGTACGAGGGCCTGGCCGAGGACGCGGACCGGTACGGCACGATCGACTTCGGGGTGTTCCGGCGCGAACTCACCGCCGCCCGCGACCTCCTCGGTGCCGAGGACGCGACACAGCTCGAGGCCGACCTGCGGACCCGGAGCCTGACCCTGGCCGCGAACCAGCTGGTGCCGCTGCCGAGGCTGCGGCTGGAGAACCTGGTCGCCACGGCGTCCGCCCTCGGCAACGAGCGCTACACGGACGCCTCGTGGAAGGCGTTCACCACGGCGCTCACCGCGGCGAAGACGGCCGTGGCGGACGAGGCGGCGACGGACCGCACCCTCACCGAACGGTACGCGGCCCTCGACCGGGCCAGGTCCGCGCTCACCACGAAGCGCAGGACGGTGCCGGCCGCGCCCGGCGCGGTGTCCACCGCCCCGTCCGGCACCAGTGTGAAGGTCACCTGGTCCGCACCCGAGGACGACGGCGGTTCGCCGGTCACCGGCTACGAGATCACGCTCAGCGGCGGCCACCAGGTCGAGATCGCCGATCCGGACAGCCGGAGCACGGTGTTCACCCGGCTGACGGACGGCACGTCGTACACGGCGCGGGTCCGCGCGGTGAACGCCCTCGGCGACTCCCCCTGGAGCGCACGGACGCAGCCCGCCGTCACGGGCGACAACCGGCCGCAGGCCCCGACCGTCACGGGTGTGGTCACCGACGGCGAACGGGTCCGGGTGAACTGGCGGCCGGCCGGTGACGGCGGCTTCCCCGTCGTCGGCTACACCGTGGCCCTGGACGACGGAACCACCGCGCACGTCTCCGGCACCACCTCCACCGCGCTGCTCACGGCGGCCGGCGGGGCGAAGGCCCACACCGCCACCGTGACCGCGGTGACCCGGGCGGGCAGCTCGGACGGCCCCGGGGCGACGGTCTCCACCACCCCGGCCACGTCCACCACCTCGGCCACCGACCCGGCGGAGTACGAGCCGTCCCCCTTCCCCGACGACACGCTCGACGCCACCTACGCCTCGGACGCGTGGCCCGAGACCGGGGACGGGTCCGACTGGTTCACCCACCTGCTCTCCGGTTTCGACGACCTCGGCCCCGCCACGCTCGGCGCCAACTCGGAGGTGCCCGCGGGCACCCCGCTCGGCGCGGAGAACGACAGGATCACCGTTGGCGTCAACAACGCGGCGACGCAGAAGCAGGTCGACCGGGCCGAGGTGGACGCGTCGAACAGCGCCACCGTCACGATGGCCGACGGTCTCGGCTCCCGGCTCGGCCCGCTGTACGGCGAAGCCCTGAAGGAGGGCCGCCTGCCCAAGACCAGCGCGCTGTTCTCCCGCGTCAACGAGAACCTCGACACCCACGACGCGGCGAAGAACCACTACCAGTACCTGCGGCCGTACGTGCGGCTCGGCTTCGCCGGGGACGGCGGCGCCGTCTACGAGTCGCAGCACAGCTCGTACAGCGGCCTCGCCGGTCAGGGCTCGTACCCGAGCGGTCACACCTACGGCGGCTACGAGGCCGGGACGATCCTCGCCACGCTGCTGCCCGACCTGGCGCCGTCGATCCTCGCGCGCGCCTCGGAGTACGGGGACAACCGGATCGTCCTCGGGTTCCACTACCCGCTCGACGTCATGGGCGGCCGCATCACGGCCCAGGCCACGGTGGCGCACCGCTGGGCGGACCCGGAGTTCGCGAAGCTGCTGGGCCAGGCCCACACCGAGATCGAGAACGTGCTGCTCGCGCGGTGCGAGGAGAAGGGCTACGGCGACACCCTCACGGCCTGCGCGGGCGACCCGTACGCCGGGCTGAGCACGGCGCAGCAGGTCGACCGGTACACCCAGCGGCTCACCTACGGGTTCTCCCGTACCGGGGAGGCCGGGCAGGCCCTCGACGCGCCGTCCGACGCGGCGGCGCTGCTGATCACCGCCTTCCCGGACCTCACCGAGCAACAGCGCACCCAGGTCCTGGAGCAGACCGCGACGGACTCGGGATACCCGCTCGACCTCACCGGCTCCGGCGGGCCGGGCTGGCAGCGGATCAACCTGGCGGCGGCGATGGCGGCGGACGTGGTCGTGAACGCCGACGGGTCGGTCACGGTGACCAACTTCCCGGACGCGACCGCGGCGAGCGTGGCCGAGGCCGCCGCGGTCACCGTGGGGGGCGTGGCGCTCGACGGGTTCGACCCGGACGTGAGCACCTACGTCGTGGACTGGCCGAGGAACCGGCGGATCCCGGCCGTCGGCGCCGTGACGGCCGCCTCGGGGGCGCGGGTGAAGGTGACGTCCGGCAGCTCCACGGTCTCCTCCTCCCAGCGCGGGTTCAGTACCCGCACCCTCACGGTGACCTCGGCCGACGGCGAGTTCACCCGCACCTACACGGTCGGGTTCCGGCCGGTGGAGCAGCATCCGCACCGGCCGGGCGCTCTCCGGGACACCGGCGGTGGCGGCACCGCCGGTGGCAGTGGCGGCGGGGGCGATGTCGGCGGCGGTCTCTGGTCGCCGGCCCGAGAGTGGGAACGGACCGTGAACTGA
- a CDS encoding MFS transporter: MTAKLTALLPDLAPWRSSRDFRLLWVQGLVTYLGSVMALIALPLQIKELTGSPLAVGVMGAVELVPLVVFGLYGGALADAVDRRRVIVLTEAGLGLLAAVLLVNALLPRPLLWPLYVVAGGVAALAGLQRPALDSLLARIVPHDQLAAAAALNALRWQAGAIAGPALAGLVVAYAGNVPAYATTVVCFCASVLMCRGLSPVPPVEHAARPSLRGIAEGARYAWSRPVLLGTYAIDLAAMLFAFPNTIFPFLADELDADWALGLMYSAGAVGSLLVSLTSGWVSRTRRHGLLVVFGATGWGLAVAAAGWTSQIWLVLACLALAGAGDMLSGLGRTTIWNQTIPDRLRGRLAGIEVLSYSIGPQLGQVRAGAMAGWTGARPAIWTGGVACVAAVGLLTAALPRLVGYDARTDEDALRRAREGDGPRAEEPTPT; the protein is encoded by the coding sequence ATGACCGCGAAGCTCACCGCCCTGCTGCCCGACCTCGCGCCCTGGCGCTCCTCCCGCGACTTCCGGCTCCTGTGGGTGCAGGGGCTGGTCACCTACCTCGGGAGCGTGATGGCGCTGATCGCGCTGCCGCTCCAGATCAAGGAACTGACCGGCTCCCCGCTGGCCGTCGGAGTCATGGGCGCCGTCGAACTGGTGCCCCTGGTGGTCTTCGGCCTCTACGGCGGAGCGCTCGCCGACGCCGTGGACCGGCGCAGGGTAATCGTCCTCACCGAGGCGGGCCTCGGACTCCTCGCGGCCGTCCTGCTCGTGAACGCGCTGCTGCCGCGGCCCCTGCTCTGGCCGCTGTACGTGGTCGCGGGCGGGGTTGCGGCGCTGGCCGGTCTCCAACGCCCCGCCCTGGACTCGCTGCTGGCCCGGATCGTGCCGCACGACCAGCTGGCCGCCGCAGCGGCCCTGAACGCCCTGCGCTGGCAGGCCGGCGCCATCGCCGGACCCGCGCTGGCCGGCCTCGTGGTCGCCTACGCGGGCAACGTCCCCGCCTACGCCACCACGGTGGTCTGCTTCTGCGCCTCGGTCCTGATGTGCCGCGGGCTCTCGCCCGTGCCGCCCGTCGAGCACGCGGCCCGGCCGTCCCTGCGCGGGATCGCCGAGGGCGCCCGGTACGCCTGGTCCAGGCCGGTGCTGCTGGGCACGTACGCGATCGACCTGGCCGCGATGCTGTTCGCGTTCCCGAACACCATCTTCCCGTTCCTCGCCGACGAGCTGGACGCCGACTGGGCGCTGGGCCTGATGTACTCGGCGGGCGCCGTCGGCTCCCTGCTGGTCAGCCTGACCAGCGGCTGGGTGTCCCGGACCCGGCGGCACGGCCTGCTGGTGGTGTTCGGCGCCACCGGCTGGGGACTGGCGGTCGCCGCGGCCGGCTGGACCTCGCAGATCTGGCTCGTGCTGGCCTGCCTCGCGCTGGCGGGCGCCGGGGACATGCTCAGCGGCCTGGGCCGTACCACCATCTGGAACCAGACCATCCCGGACCGGCTGCGCGGCCGCCTCGCCGGCATCGAGGTGCTCTCCTACAGCATCGGGCCGCAGCTCGGTCAGGTCCGCGCGGGCGCGATGGCCGGCTGGACCGGCGCCCGCCCGGCCATCTGGACCGGCGGGGTGGCCTGTGTCGCGGCCGTGGGACTGCTCACCGCCGCCCTGCCCCGGCTGGTCGGCTACGACGCCCGCACCGACGAGGACGCCCTGCGCCGGGCCCGGGAGGGCGACGGACCGCGCGCCGAGGAGCCGACCCCGACGTGA
- a CDS encoding AraC family transcriptional regulator, with amino-acid sequence MRVTRELPALAAGEVDVPFVTKAYEEVVAADTTWTEHSHPWHELLWNAHGASTVVVGSQVWCITPTLGLWMPAGQPHSASAVAGTSYRAHFFRHGTVSALPDEPVAVDITPLLRLLLDRLGEPDLPPRSRDVTEAMVLDVLRPSPGALLVHLPTSALLRPIVDAVRADPADRRTLTGWATALGRSERTLTRAFRTETGTSFARWVASVRAQHAVRLLARGFEVDVVADAVGYRSASAFGAAFRRTTGTTPGRFRAR; translated from the coding sequence ATGCGTGTCACCAGGGAACTGCCGGCGCTCGCCGCCGGCGAGGTGGACGTCCCGTTCGTGACCAAGGCGTACGAGGAGGTCGTCGCCGCCGACACGACCTGGACCGAGCACTCCCACCCCTGGCACGAACTGCTCTGGAACGCCCACGGCGCGTCCACCGTCGTGGTCGGCTCCCAGGTCTGGTGCATCACACCGACGCTCGGCCTGTGGATGCCGGCGGGGCAGCCGCACTCGGCCTCCGCCGTCGCCGGAACCTCCTACCGCGCCCACTTCTTCCGGCACGGCACGGTCTCGGCGCTGCCCGACGAGCCGGTGGCCGTGGACATCACCCCCCTGCTCAGGCTGCTCCTGGACCGACTGGGGGAGCCGGACCTGCCGCCGCGCTCCCGGGACGTCACCGAGGCCATGGTGCTGGACGTGCTGCGGCCCTCACCCGGGGCGCTGCTGGTGCACCTGCCCACGTCCGCGCTGCTGCGGCCGATCGTGGACGCGGTCCGGGCCGACCCCGCCGACCGGCGCACCCTGACCGGCTGGGCCACCGCCCTCGGCCGCAGCGAGCGCACCCTGACCCGCGCCTTCCGCACCGAGACGGGCACGAGCTTCGCCCGCTGGGTCGCCTCGGTCCGGGCGCAGCACGCCGTGCGGCTGCTGGCGCGCGGGTTCGAGGTCGACGTGGTGGCCGACGCGGTGGGCTACCGCTCGGCGAGCGCCTTCGGAGCGGCGTTCCGGCGGACGACGGGGACCACTCCGGGCAGGTTCCGGGCGCGCTGA